The sequence GCACCACGATGGCGGAGCCTTTCGGCTGCAGATCCCAGGCCTTGCGCACGTTACCGTCGCTGTCGACGATAAACTGCGACCACGGGAACTCCTTCTTGCTGTCTTCAATGCTGCTGCGCACGAACATCGCGGTGCCCATCAGGGCATCGTCGGTGTTGACGATTGTCGTCGTTTGGTAACGATCGTGTGGTAGCTTCGCCTTCTTGATCGCTTCAATCAGTGGGTCGTTCATGTCTTTGGCGGAGCTGCGGCCGGCAATATGTTGTATCACTCGCACTTTTCCACTGAGCTGCGCGCTGTTCCAGTTCTGGTAGCTAAAATTACCTTCAGCGTAATTGAGCTCTCCTTTGTCGCTGACGCCGACCGGCGCCACGCGCTGCTGGAGCTGGAAGTTGTGCGCGGAAGCGAAAAGCGGGGCGAGCAGCAGGGATACCATCAGCATGCGACTTGTTTTCATGCTTTCTCCTTGTAATGGGGGGAATTTGTGCGACAGCACTTCGACAGCCTAAAGCATAGGATGTGATAAGAGGTCTGTCCTGTTAACCGGATCGCAGATTTTCCCTTGGTTCGCTAATCATCAGATTTTGAAGGGATATCCTGAAAACGTTATAAATTATCATATACAATTCTGTCAAAAAGTGTAAATCCAGTGCAGATCACCGGGCAGAAGTGAACGATCTGGTCTTTACTGGGTCTACTACATGCAATCAAGTTGCGTTCTGAATTTCGAGGCTGCCACCTTTGGCGGCTCGCTGAGCGCATGGATCAACGGGAGGAGCGTAAAAGAATGAGAATCTTCCAGCGTTATAACCCTTTGAAAGTGGCGAAGTACGTTAAGACCCTGTTTCGCGGAAGGCTGTATATCAAGGACGTGGGCGCATTTGAATTCGACGAGGGGAAAATCCTGCCGCCGAAGATTCGCGACAAGCGCCATTTCAGCGTGATGTCTGAAGTGAACCGTCAGGTGCTGCTGCTGCAGGCCGAGATGGGGTGAACACCTCGCTGACAGCGGTAAAAAAATGCGGCCCCGATGGGGCCGCTGATGTTTTTGTCTTATCGCCTCAAGCTACGGGGTGTCTTCCGGCGCTTTCGGCAGCACCGCCGCCGGTTTGTCGCTCAGCCGGGTGACCAGCAGCTGGTCTATCTTGTAGCTGTCGATATCCACCACTTCGAACTTGTAGCCGGCGTATTTGACGAAGTCGGTGCGTTTCGGGATCTTGCGCAGCATATACATCATAAAGCCGCCGATGGTCTCGTAGTTGCCCGCCTGCGGGAACTCGTCGATATCCAGCACGCGCATCACGTCGTCGATCGGCGTGCCGCCCTCAATCAGCCATGAGCTTTCGTCGCGCGCCACGATCTGCTCTTCCTGGCCCTGGCCGACCAAATCGCCCATCAGCGTGGTCATCACGTCGTTGAGGGTGATGATGCCCACCACCAACGCATATTCATTGAGGATCACCGCGAAGTCTTCGCCGGCGGTCTTGAAGCTTTCCAGCGCTTCGGACAGCGTCAGCGTATCCGGCACGATCAGCGCCGAGCGGATCTGCACGCCGCTGCTCAGCACCAGGCTCTGGTTGCCCAGCACGCGGTTCAGCAGGTCTTTGGAGTCGACGTAGCCGACCACCTGATCGATATGGCCGTCGCACACCAGGAACTTGGAGTGCGGATGGGTCGAGACCTTCTCCTTGATGCTCTCTTCGCTTTCGCGCAGGTCGAAGTACACCACGCTTTCGCGCGAGGTCATCGAAGACGGCACGGTGCGCGATTCCAGTTCGAACACGTTTTCAATCAGCTCATGTTCCTGCTTGCGCAGCACGCCCGCCAGGGCGCCGGCTTCCACCACCGCGTAGATGTCGTCGGAGGTGATGTCGTCCTTGCGCACCATCGGCAGCTTGAACATACGGAAGATCAGGTTGGCCATGCCGTTGAAGAACCACACCAGCGGGCGGAAGATCATGATGGAGAAACGCATCGGGTTGATGATCCGGACGGCGACCGTCTCTGGTGCAATCATACCGATGCGCTTCGGGGTCAAATCGGCGAACAGGATAAACAGGCTGGTCACCAGCACGAAGGAGCAGATGAAGCTGACTTGTTCCGCCAGTTCGGGCGACAGGAAACGATCGAACAACACCTTGAAGGTGGGAGAGAAAGCCGCGTCGCCGACGATACCGCCGAGGATGGCCACGGCGTTCAGGCCGATCTGCACCACGGTGAAGAAGATGCCTGGGGTTTCTTGCAGTTTAAGCACTCTGGCGGCGTTGACGTTGCCTTCGTCCGCCATCAGCTTCAGTTTGATCTTGCGCGAGGCGGCCAGAGAGATTTCCGACAGTGAGAAGAACGCACTCACCGCGATCAGAAAAAGAATCAGTAAAATACTGTTTAACATAATCTATCCATACGTGCCGACGGGATGCCGGCGCTCTTGAGGAAGGGTAGTACATAGTAAAAAAAGCAGCGATAACAACCAGAAGGGAAGCTATCGGGCCGCAGAAGCGGCCCGCACAGTATAGCAGTTGCCCCACAGGGGCCGCCAGCGGTTAAAAAAGTGCCGCCGGCCGGCATCGGATCAGCCCTGCGGCGGCAGGCAAACGCCGATGCCGCCCAGCCCGCAGTAGCCTTCCGGATTCTTGAACAGGTACTGCTGATGATCGTCTTCCGCGTAATAGAACGGCAGCGCCGGCGCGATCTCGGTAGTGATGACGCGCTTGTCGCCCGCCGCCTCCATCGCCTGCTGGAAGCGCTGCAGGCTGCTTTCCGCCTCGGCCTGCTGCTCCGGGCTCAGCGTATAAATCGCCGAGCGGTACTGGGTGCCGACGTCGCCGCCCTGGCGCATGCCCTGCGCCGGATCGTGATTTTCCCAGAACACCTGCAGCAGCTGTTTGTAGCTGACGACCTGCGGATCGAACACCACGCGCACCACTTCGGCGTGGCCGGTCTGGCCGCTGCACACTTCGCGGTAGGTCGGGTTCGGCGTGTAGCCGCCACTGTAGCCGGCGGCGGTGCTGTAGACGCCCGGCTGCTGCCAGAACAGGCGCTCAACGCCCCAGAAACAGCCCATGGCGAAGATTGCCACCTCCATGCCTGCCGGCACCTGGGTCATCGAGTGTTCAGTGACCACGTTGAGCGTTGCGACAGGCATTGGCGTGGTGCGGCCAGGCAGCGCGCTTGCCTTATCGACGGTTTGTGATTTATCAAAAAATGGCACCACGGTTGACTCCTGTTGTCACAGTAAGAATTGACCCTACATGGGGGCGGTTCGGTTGTATCTCACCGCGTCTTTGCCCACAATAAGTGGCAAGTTGAGTTTATGTATAAGCTTAACGCAGTATTTTGAGCGCCAAAAGTGAAGAATTCGCCTGTTGCGCGGTGGTGGCAAGCGCGGCGGGCGGCGTCCGGAACAAGGTTGAAGAGGGCTGCCGTCATGATAGCGCGGAGTCTGCCCTGGCCCCGGAGCGAACACCATAACAGGAAAGTAAAATCAATAAGGAGAACACGTGCCAAAGTACCCGGTCATGTGCTTGATATCTGTGTTGCTTGCGGCACCTGCGGCCTATGCGGCCAACGTGCGCTTGCAGGT comes from Serratia sarumanii and encodes:
- a CDS encoding YtfJ family protein, coding for MKTSRMLMVSLLLAPLFASAHNFQLQQRVAPVGVSDKGELNYAEGNFSYQNWNSAQLSGKVRVIQHIAGRSSAKDMNDPLIEAIKKAKLPHDRYQTTTIVNTDDALMGTAMFVRSSIEDSKKEFPWSQFIVDSDGNVRKAWDLQPKGSAIVVLDKQGRIQFAKDGALTPEEVQQVMSKLHQLLAN
- a CDS encoding DUF1107 domain-containing protein, with the protein product MRIFQRYNPLKVAKYVKTLFRGRLYIKDVGAFEFDEGKILPPKIRDKRHFSVMSEVNRQVLLLQAEMG
- a CDS encoding hemolysin family protein: MLNSILLILFLIAVSAFFSLSEISLAASRKIKLKLMADEGNVNAARVLKLQETPGIFFTVVQIGLNAVAILGGIVGDAAFSPTFKVLFDRFLSPELAEQVSFICSFVLVTSLFILFADLTPKRIGMIAPETVAVRIINPMRFSIMIFRPLVWFFNGMANLIFRMFKLPMVRKDDITSDDIYAVVEAGALAGVLRKQEHELIENVFELESRTVPSSMTSRESVVYFDLRESEESIKEKVSTHPHSKFLVCDGHIDQVVGYVDSKDLLNRVLGNQSLVLSSGVQIRSALIVPDTLTLSEALESFKTAGEDFAVILNEYALVVGIITLNDVMTTLMGDLVGQGQEEQIVARDESSWLIEGGTPIDDVMRVLDIDEFPQAGNYETIGGFMMYMLRKIPKRTDFVKYAGYKFEVVDIDSYKIDQLLVTRLSDKPAAVLPKAPEDTP
- the msrA gene encoding peptide-methionine (S)-S-oxide reductase MsrA; translated protein: MVPFFDKSQTVDKASALPGRTTPMPVATLNVVTEHSMTQVPAGMEVAIFAMGCFWGVERLFWQQPGVYSTAAGYSGGYTPNPTYREVCSGQTGHAEVVRVVFDPQVVSYKQLLQVFWENHDPAQGMRQGGDVGTQYRSAIYTLSPEQQAEAESSLQRFQQAMEAAGDKRVITTEIAPALPFYYAEDDHQQYLFKNPEGYCGLGGIGVCLPPQG